CGCATATGACGCATGGCTGGTGCGTGCAATACATAGTGGCTTGGTTTATGGATATTCCAAGCCTTGCCGCCTGGACAATGGCGTTTTGCTCGGCGTGAACGGCATAGCATATCTCGTGCCTTGTGCCGCTCGGGATATTGCGCTGCTCGCGCAGGCAATAGCCCCTTTGGGCGCACGACTCAATCCCGCTGCCCGCGCCGTTATACCCCGTGGCGATAATGCGCTTGTCCTTGACTATTACCGCGCCAATTTGGCGATTGGGCCTTATGCAAGACGACCATGTGCTGACAAGACGGGCGACTTGCATAAACCTTTGGTCCCATTTCAAAATATTTGCATCTTTTTCCAAAATCATTATACTAAAAGTATATCAGAAAATGCGATTTTTCGCATTTTATTTGCTTTAGTTTTGTATATTTTGTGTAAAATAAATGCTAGCATTTTTTTATTCAATATTGTATAATATCTTTTGGTTTTTGGTAGAATATACCAAAAGATCAATTTTACCTCATTTGATAAAAAAATATCTATTATATAAAGGAGGAGGTAATAATCTATGAAGATTAAGCCTTTGTTTGACAAGATTGTAATTGAGGCTGTTGAGCCCGAAGAAAAGACCAAAAGCGGCATAGTTTTGCCCAACACAGCCCAAGAAAAGCCTCAACTTGCAAGGGTTATCGCCGTAGGCCCCGGCGGGCTTGTGGACGGAAAAGAAGTTGTCATGCAAGTAAAAGTCGGCGACAAAGTTTTGTATAGCAAATATGCCGGAAGCGAGTTCAAAATTGACGGCAAAGAAGTTACAATCTTACTCCAAAGCGACGTATTGGCAATAGTGGAATAATTTAAAAAAGACTAAAAAATTTGAGAAAAAGAAGATGTGAGATATGGCAAAGGAGATTAAAACTGGTTTGCAGGCGCGTCAAGCACTTGAAGCTGGCGTAAACGCTTTAGTGGATACCGTTAAAATTACTCTTGGCCCCAAAGGCCGAAATGTAGTTTTAGATAGAAAGTTCGGTTCGCCCCTTATTACCAACGACGGCGTAACCATCGCAAAAGAGATTGAATTGCCCGACCCGTTTGAAAACATGGGCGCCCAGCTTGTAAAAGAGGTCGCGACCAAGACCAACGATGTGGCGGGCGACGGAACCACAACCGCGGCC
This genomic window from Clostridiales bacterium contains:
- a CDS encoding cytidine deaminase codes for the protein MILEKDANILKWDQRFMQVARLVSTWSSCIRPNRQIGAVIVKDKRIIATGYNGAGSGIESCAQRGYCLREQRNIPSGTRHEICYAVHAEQNAIVQAARLGISINQATMYCTHQPCVICAKLIINSGIKRVVYEQGYPDDFALQLFEEAQVLLERFSLDETTQNI
- a CDS encoding co-chaperone GroES, translating into MKIKPLFDKIVIEAVEPEEKTKSGIVLPNTAQEKPQLARVIAVGPGGLVDGKEVVMQVKVGDKVLYSKYAGSEFKIDGKEVTILLQSDVLAIVE